In the Colwellia sp. 20A7 genome, one interval contains:
- a CDS encoding TetR/AcrR family transcriptional regulator, translating to MSTKNKILDAAEVLFSDKGFNGTSLREITSQAEVNLAAVNYHFGSKKELIKAVMSRYMNELSPRLESALGTLCSDEAKPSLIDVFSAFLDPLLHLNTFKDNGTSIFLQLLGRGYTDSQGFLRWFLTTQYPNVFTNFTNAVHKAYPELSAEEMFWRLHFTMGTIVFTMSSSDALIDIALNDFDRQVDIAGVIKQVIPYVAAGVAAPIVR from the coding sequence ATGAGTACAAAAAATAAAATTTTAGATGCAGCAGAAGTCCTATTTTCTGACAAAGGCTTTAACGGAACATCGTTAAGAGAGATTACCAGCCAAGCGGAAGTAAACTTAGCAGCAGTAAATTATCATTTTGGCTCTAAAAAAGAGTTGATCAAAGCCGTTATGTCTCGGTATATGAATGAACTAAGCCCTCGGTTAGAGTCTGCATTAGGAACACTGTGTTCAGATGAGGCTAAACCAAGTTTAATTGATGTTTTTTCTGCTTTTCTTGATCCTTTACTTCATTTAAATACTTTTAAAGACAATGGTACAAGTATATTTTTACAATTATTAGGTCGAGGTTATACTGATAGCCAAGGCTTTTTAAGATGGTTTTTGACAACCCAATATCCAAATGTTTTTACTAATTTCACCAATGCTGTTCACAAAGCTTACCCAGAATTGAGCGCAGAAGAAATGTTTTGGCGATTACATTTTACGATGGGGACTATTGTTTTTACTATGTCTTCAAGCGACGCGTTAATTGATATTGCGTTAAATGACTTCGACCGCCAAGTAGATATTGCTGGCGTTATTAAGCAAGTTATTCCTTATGTTGCTGCCGGCGTTGCAGCGCCTATCGTTAGATAA
- a CDS encoding IS982 family transposase: MDNLVEIFCDVDDFCHQFSPKWEAQLLSDGTRKRRRSSKMSTSERMSIMIAFHQSNHRDFKNFYIGLVQRYWTDDFPELLSYTRFINTMSDLIVPMCAYFQTVKGEPTGIAFVDSTSLKVCHNIRIPRNRVFADTAKRGKGTMGWFFGFKLHLLINHKGEILALNITPGNTNDRTPIPDLCKNLTGKLYADKGYIGKNLSQTLKESDIDLVTTVRKNMKAKVISAFDRAMLSKRYIIETVNDQLKNISQIEHSRHRSETGFMLNVISGIVAYCLKRQKPCIKLSDREQSIMSA, translated from the coding sequence ATGGATAATTTAGTGGAAATATTTTGTGATGTCGATGATTTTTGTCATCAATTTTCACCTAAATGGGAAGCACAATTGCTATCAGACGGTACTCGCAAGCGTAGACGTAGTTCGAAAATGTCTACCAGCGAGCGAATGAGCATTATGATTGCATTTCATCAGTCAAATCATAGAGATTTCAAAAACTTCTATATTGGTTTAGTCCAACGATACTGGACTGATGATTTCCCAGAGCTGCTCAGCTACACTCGTTTCATCAATACAATGTCAGATCTTATTGTACCAATGTGTGCTTACTTTCAAACGGTGAAAGGTGAGCCAACAGGAATTGCATTTGTAGATTCTACAAGCCTAAAGGTATGTCACAATATCCGTATTCCACGTAACCGTGTATTTGCAGATACGGCTAAGCGAGGAAAAGGAACAATGGGCTGGTTTTTCGGCTTTAAGCTTCATCTATTGATTAATCATAAAGGTGAAATCCTTGCTTTGAATATTACGCCGGGCAATACAAATGACCGAACTCCAATACCTGACTTATGTAAAAATCTTACTGGTAAGCTATATGCAGATAAGGGATACATTGGAAAAAACTTGAGCCAGACATTAAAGGAATCAGATATTGACTTAGTGACGACCGTGCGAAAAAATATGAAAGCTAAAGTAATATCAGCCTTTGATCGGGCAATGCTATCAAAGAGATACATAATAGAGACAGTGAATGATCAACTTAAAAACATATCTCAAATAGAGCACAGCCGCCATCGTAGTGAAACAGGTTTTATGCTTAATGTAATTTCAGGAATAGTTGCTTATTGTTTAAAAAGACAAAAGCCGTGTATTAAGTTATCGGATAGGGAACAGTCCATTATGAGTGCTTAA
- the ylqF gene encoding ribosome biogenesis GTPase YlqF — MAINWFPGHMHKAQKEIKEILPQIDVVIEVCDARLPFSSENPMITEIRGDKPLIKILNKSDLADPEKTKVWLEYFESQHNVKAIALTTENNAIAKMIPALIKKLVPSKDEDGKQINAVIMGIPNVGKSTLINTLVGKAKAKVGNEPAVTKGQQRIRLEDGLYLFDTPGMLWPKIANENSGYRLAVSGAVKDTAFDHDDIAYFAAEYLLENYPERLIERYQLDSKPLHEEDLIEAIGRRRGCVRSGGHVDMHKASVILINEIRDKTLGAITFEMPENIEKENAHFAELEAKKIAAREAKKLARGRGRKNKR, encoded by the coding sequence ATGGCAATTAACTGGTTTCCTGGCCATATGCACAAAGCTCAAAAAGAAATTAAAGAAATTCTACCGCAAATAGATGTGGTAATAGAAGTGTGTGATGCCCGCTTGCCATTTAGTAGTGAAAATCCAATGATTACTGAGATTAGAGGTGATAAACCGCTAATAAAAATTCTTAATAAAAGTGATCTTGCGGACCCCGAGAAAACAAAGGTTTGGTTAGAGTACTTTGAATCTCAGCATAATGTGAAAGCGATTGCACTAACCACTGAAAATAATGCTATAGCGAAAATGATCCCAGCCTTAATAAAAAAATTGGTGCCAAGTAAAGATGAAGATGGCAAACAAATTAATGCCGTTATTATGGGTATTCCTAATGTAGGAAAATCTACATTAATTAATACCCTTGTAGGTAAAGCAAAAGCGAAAGTAGGTAATGAGCCTGCAGTGACGAAAGGTCAGCAGCGTATTCGCTTAGAAGATGGATTGTATCTTTTTGATACACCAGGTATGTTGTGGCCAAAAATTGCTAATGAGAATAGTGGTTATCGTTTAGCAGTCTCCGGTGCCGTTAAAGATACAGCATTTGACCATGATGATATTGCTTACTTTGCAGCAGAATATCTACTTGAAAACTATCCAGAGCGTTTGATAGAGCGTTATCAACTAGACAGTAAGCCTTTGCATGAAGAAGATTTAATTGAAGCAATTGGCCGCAGGCGTGGTTGTGTTCGTAGTGGTGGTCATGTTGATATGCATAAAGCTTCGGTTATCTTAATTAATGAAATACGAGATAAAACTTTAGGGGCTATTACGTTTGAAATGCCTGAAAATATAGAAAAAGAAAATGCACATTTTGCTGAACTAGAGGCAAAGAAAATTGCTGCTCGTGAAGCGAAGAAATTAGCGCGTGGTCGAGGTCGAAAAAATAAAAGATAG
- a CDS encoding YgjV family protein codes for MSDFLLSQILVTVTLIIECFAMQLKNKNYLLALLSVSCFFNGFHYLLLDQPTAGFIFLFSSLRFLISIKWKLKWLSFASLGVSLLITISTYIGLLSIVGFIATIFTTLGSFSHNDKFLRLMMIIGGSLWLVHNLLLWTPIGILVEVIFVGSSFIGYYRYYLAQKPMKY; via the coding sequence ATGTCAGACTTTTTACTTTCACAAATACTCGTTACTGTCACACTCATTATTGAATGCTTTGCTATGCAACTAAAGAACAAAAACTATCTTTTGGCTTTATTGTCTGTTAGTTGTTTTTTTAATGGCTTTCATTACCTATTACTTGATCAACCTACCGCGGGGTTTATCTTTTTATTTTCCAGCCTTCGTTTTTTAATTTCAATAAAATGGAAGTTAAAGTGGCTTTCTTTTGCATCACTTGGTGTCAGTTTACTTATTACCATTTCTACTTATATTGGTCTGTTAAGTATTGTTGGATTTATAGCGACAATATTTACTACGCTCGGCTCATTTAGCCATAATGATAAATTTTTACGATTAATGATGATTATAGGTGGCTCATTATGGTTGGTTCATAATCTTCTTTTATGGACACCAATAGGAATACTTGTTGAGGTCATTTTTGTTGGTAGTAGTTTTATCGGGTATTATCGTTATTACCTCGCGCAAAAACCAATGAAGTATTAA
- a CDS encoding YajD family HNH nuclease, whose product MSSERFGTSANYKQKEQGYRDRALKLYPWVCGRCAREFVYSNIKELTVHHMDHDHTNNPNDGSNWELLCIYCHDNEHAKYTEHANYETEVKAGDSNQDTATYNPFADLKSMLKK is encoded by the coding sequence ATGTCTTCAGAAAGATTTGGCACAAGTGCCAATTACAAGCAAAAAGAGCAAGGCTATCGTGATCGTGCTTTAAAACTATACCCTTGGGTATGTGGTCGCTGTGCACGTGAATTTGTTTATTCCAATATAAAGGAATTAACAGTACATCATATGGACCATGATCATACAAACAACCCCAACGACGGAAGTAATTGGGAGTTATTGTGCATCTACTGTCATGATAATGAACATGCTAAATACACAGAGCATGCTAACTATGAAACTGAAGTTAAAGCAGGGGATAGTAATCAAGATACTGCGACTTATAATCCCTTTGCTGATTTAAAATCAATGTTGAAAAAGTAG
- a CDS encoding M2 family metallopeptidase translates to MNNITNTFKFTSIALVIAASLSGCSQVQSNSTAKSQTEQKTLTSQDAQVFLDNVAEEMTALGVSGARAAWIYSNFITEDTASLAAEADQKSTEAGVRFAMQAAKFDNVDVNPTQRRQLNILKQSLVLPAPQDSKKSAELAQIGAELGSIYGKGSYTTKAGEKLSLGDMTSIMATSRDYDELLEMWEGWREISPSMKPLYSRQAELANEGARGLGYKDLGAMWRSNYDMPADDFANELDRLWGQVKPLYDDLHCYVRSELGKEYGEDKVPQDQPIPAHLLGNMWAQSWGNIYDVVAPDNADPGYDVTKQLAAHNYDEIQMVKGAEKFFTSLGFDALPETFWTRSLFTKPEDRDVICHASAWDLDAKDDLRIKMCIQKTGEEFSVIHHELGHNFYQRAYKDQPVYFQNSANDGFHEAIGDTIALSVTPKYLKEIGLIDSIPDESKDIGLLMKMALDKIAFLPFGLMVDQWRWKVYSGEVTPENYNTAWWELREKYQGVAAPVDRNVEAFDPGAKYHVPGGVPYSRYFLAHIQQFEFHRALCEISGNTDPIHRCSIYNNKDAGKALNTMLEMGSSQPWQQAYKVLTGNEQMDATAILDYFSPLQTWLKDKNQGKQCGF, encoded by the coding sequence ATGAATAATATAACAAATACATTTAAGTTCACCTCTATTGCTTTAGTCATAGCAGCGTCATTATCTGGTTGCTCTCAAGTTCAAAGTAATTCAACAGCAAAATCACAAACAGAACAAAAAACGTTAACAAGTCAAGATGCACAAGTGTTTCTAGATAATGTTGCTGAAGAAATGACAGCTTTAGGTGTCTCTGGTGCAAGAGCTGCATGGATATATTCAAACTTTATTACAGAAGATACAGCGTCTCTTGCGGCAGAAGCTGATCAAAAGTCTACTGAAGCTGGTGTACGTTTTGCCATGCAAGCTGCAAAGTTTGATAATGTTGACGTAAATCCAACTCAGCGTCGTCAATTAAATATATTAAAACAATCTCTAGTATTACCTGCTCCTCAAGATTCAAAAAAATCTGCTGAATTAGCACAGATTGGTGCAGAGCTAGGCAGCATTTATGGTAAAGGAAGTTACACAACTAAAGCAGGTGAAAAGCTTAGCTTAGGTGATATGACTTCAATTATGGCAACGTCTCGTGATTACGATGAATTATTAGAAATGTGGGAAGGATGGCGTGAAATTAGTCCCTCAATGAAACCTTTATATTCTCGCCAAGCAGAATTAGCAAACGAAGGTGCAAGAGGGCTAGGTTACAAAGATCTTGGAGCCATGTGGCGTTCAAACTATGATATGCCTGCTGACGATTTCGCCAATGAATTAGATAGACTTTGGGGACAAGTAAAGCCTTTATATGACGATTTACATTGTTATGTACGTAGCGAACTTGGTAAAGAATATGGCGAAGATAAAGTACCACAAGATCAACCTATTCCAGCACATTTGCTTGGTAATATGTGGGCACAATCTTGGGGAAATATTTATGATGTTGTTGCGCCCGATAATGCCGACCCTGGTTATGATGTAACTAAGCAATTAGCCGCTCATAATTATGACGAAATACAAATGGTTAAAGGCGCAGAAAAGTTTTTTACTTCACTTGGATTTGACGCTTTACCTGAAACGTTCTGGACACGTTCTTTATTTACTAAACCTGAAGATAGAGATGTGATTTGTCATGCTTCAGCGTGGGATTTAGATGCCAAAGATGATTTACGAATTAAAATGTGTATTCAAAAAACTGGTGAGGAATTCTCTGTTATTCACCATGAATTAGGACACAATTTTTATCAACGTGCCTATAAAGATCAACCTGTATATTTCCAAAACAGTGCTAATGACGGATTTCATGAAGCAATTGGCGATACCATTGCTTTATCAGTTACACCTAAATACCTAAAAGAAATTGGCTTAATTGATAGCATTCCTGATGAGTCAAAAGATATTGGTTTGTTGATGAAAATGGCGTTAGACAAAATAGCCTTTCTTCCTTTTGGTTTAATGGTAGATCAATGGCGTTGGAAAGTTTACTCAGGTGAAGTAACACCTGAAAACTACAATACAGCTTGGTGGGAGTTACGTGAAAAATATCAAGGTGTTGCTGCACCAGTTGACCGTAATGTAGAAGCTTTCGATCCGGGTGCAAAATATCACGTTCCTGGCGGTGTTCCATATAGTCGTTATTTCTTAGCGCATATACAGCAATTTGAATTTCATCGTGCTTTATGTGAAATATCGGGTAATACCGATCCAATTCACCGTTGCTCTATATATAACAACAAAGACGCTGGTAAGGCGCTTAATACAATGTTAGAAATGGGCTCTAGCCAACCGTGGCAACAAGCTTACAAAGTATTAACGGGTAATGAACAAATGGATGCAACTGCCATTTTAGATTACTTTTCGCCTCTACAAACCTGGTTAAAAGATAAAAACCAAGGTAAACAGTGTGGTTTTTAA
- a CDS encoding MFS transporter, producing the protein MSIILFVIALIVISAILLTKKFNLPRNISLLFIAQPLVTCSAPIIVFIGGLLASELTTNASLATLPISLMILGVAAGAIPAAMIAKVKGRKFAVFTGFGCLLIAASLAIIATKLALFEVFSLASFLFGIGGSFTQQLRFAAIESSNNEEDIPKVLSILMLSGVFAAFLGPEIAVTAKDWLSSPHVYAGSFFLLGLLICLAALIMIFFEEPEIKEVSKSGEARPLSIIAKQPIFLIAISTATIGYALMSYLMTATPLSMHHMQGHSLNETKWVIQSHIAAMYLPSLFAPWLVKKITLKGLLMTGTVIYFVVALIAFSGQEVMHYWWALILLGIGWNFLFLTGTSLLPQSYNACERHKVQATNDFVLFGFQAFASLMAGWVLFVGGWNYVVLTSLPLIAVLLIINIIYFRHKHKI; encoded by the coding sequence ATGTCAATTATTTTATTCGTTATAGCACTTATTGTTATTTCAGCTATTTTATTAACTAAAAAATTTAATTTACCTAGAAATATCAGTTTGCTCTTCATCGCACAACCGCTAGTGACCTGCTCTGCTCCTATTATTGTTTTTATTGGTGGGTTATTAGCAAGTGAATTAACGACTAACGCTTCATTGGCTACACTACCTATTAGTTTAATGATACTAGGTGTGGCTGCAGGAGCAATTCCTGCGGCAATGATTGCTAAAGTAAAAGGACGTAAGTTTGCTGTATTTACAGGATTTGGTTGTCTTTTAATTGCAGCATCACTAGCAATTATAGCGACTAAATTAGCACTATTTGAAGTATTTTCTCTAGCGAGCTTTTTATTTGGCATTGGTGGCTCTTTCACACAACAATTAAGGTTTGCCGCGATAGAAAGTAGCAATAACGAAGAAGATATCCCTAAAGTTTTATCGATTTTAATGTTAAGTGGTGTGTTTGCTGCATTTTTAGGGCCTGAAATAGCGGTAACAGCAAAAGATTGGCTTAGCTCTCCTCATGTCTATGCTGGTTCATTTTTTTTACTCGGCTTACTTATTTGCTTAGCTGCTCTTATTATGATTTTTTTCGAAGAGCCTGAAATTAAAGAAGTATCAAAATCTGGTGAAGCCAGACCACTATCTATTATTGCTAAACAGCCTATATTCCTTATCGCCATCAGTACCGCGACAATAGGTTATGCACTTATGAGTTACTTAATGACAGCAACGCCCTTAAGTATGCACCACATGCAGGGCCATAGCTTAAATGAAACTAAATGGGTAATACAAAGCCATATTGCTGCTATGTACCTTCCTTCTTTGTTTGCACCTTGGTTAGTGAAAAAAATAACATTAAAAGGCTTATTAATGACGGGCACTGTTATTTATTTTGTTGTGGCTCTGATTGCTTTTTCTGGACAGGAAGTAATGCATTATTGGTGGGCATTAATTTTATTAGGTATTGGTTGGAATTTCCTTTTTTTAACAGGCACTTCTTTATTACCTCAAAGCTATAACGCTTGTGAACGCCATAAAGTACAAGCAACCAATGATTTTGTGTTGTTTGGTTTTCAGGCATTTGCCTCATTAATGGCAGGCTGGGTATTATTTGTTGGCGGTTGGAATTATGTTGTACTAACGAGCCTCCCTTTAATTGCCGTGTTACTTATAATAAACATTATTTATTTTCGACATAAACATAAAATTTAA
- the dsbB gene encoding disulfide bond formation protein DsbB: MKFLSDLTTSSKSWLLLTLSALAFELCALFFQYAMDLAPCIMCVYQRLAICAIIVAGVVGIAGSRFLLARIMAYALWAVGAIWGLLIALEHVEMQSNSGSLFFSCEFMPNFPTWAPLHEWLPFLFEATGSCGDIDWQFLGYSMPQWMTVVFGFYTLAFGIILLNRLIHSKKL, translated from the coding sequence ATGAAATTTTTAAGTGATTTAACAACTAGTTCCAAATCTTGGTTATTATTAACCCTTTCTGCCTTAGCTTTCGAGTTATGCGCTTTGTTTTTTCAATATGCGATGGACTTAGCACCTTGTATTATGTGTGTATATCAACGCCTTGCAATTTGCGCAATTATTGTCGCGGGTGTTGTTGGCATTGCCGGCTCACGTTTTTTACTCGCCAGGATAATGGCTTATGCTTTATGGGCCGTTGGTGCTATTTGGGGCTTACTAATAGCGTTAGAACATGTAGAAATGCAAAGCAACTCAGGGTCATTATTCTTTAGTTGTGAATTTATGCCTAATTTTCCAACATGGGCACCATTACATGAATGGCTCCCATTTTTGTTTGAAGCAACCGGCAGTTGTGGAGATATAGATTGGCAATTTTTAGGTTATAGCATGCCACAGTGGATGACTGTTGTATTTGGTTTTTATACACTCGCTTTTGGCATCATCTTATTAAATAGATTGATACACAGCAAAAAGCTTTAA
- the nhaD gene encoding sodium:proton antiporter NhaD — translation MKQLLFILVALLFLPSVAFASDAAHQTLDLTSHWVGYAAIAIFVLAYTLVILEEQLHLRKSKPVLLAAGLIWILIAYHYVSQGMPHSAEVAIRHNFLEYAELFFFLLVAMTYINAMLERNVFDSLRDWLVAKGYSYKTLFWLTGILAFFISPVADNLTTALIMCAVVIAVGKDEPKFIGMSCINIVVGANAGGAFSPFGDITTLMVWQKGMVEFNEFFALFLPAVVNFFIPAFIMQFFLPKGNPSAESEHVTPIKKGGLVIVALFLLTIITAVSFHTFIHLPPVYGMMLGLAYLKFFAYYLRRSGQGEIDKSDMPTSHQIEDDFDIFDKIAKAEWDTLFFFYGVILAVGGLGFIGYLGITSEFMYGQLGPTNANILVGILSAIVDNIPVMFAVLTMNPEMSHMQWLLVTLTAGVGGSLLSIGSAAGVALMGQARGYYTFFSHLKWTPVIALGYAASIYTHLLING, via the coding sequence ATGAAACAACTTTTATTCATTTTAGTGGCACTACTGTTTTTACCTAGTGTTGCCTTTGCATCTGATGCTGCGCATCAAACCTTAGATTTAACCTCTCATTGGGTTGGTTATGCTGCGATAGCTATTTTTGTGCTTGCTTACACTTTAGTTATTTTAGAGGAACAATTACACTTAAGAAAATCTAAACCCGTGTTACTCGCTGCGGGATTAATTTGGATACTCATTGCCTATCATTACGTCTCTCAGGGAATGCCACATTCTGCTGAAGTTGCTATTCGTCATAACTTTCTTGAATATGCTGAGCTCTTTTTCTTCTTGCTTGTTGCAATGACATATATCAACGCCATGCTAGAGCGTAATGTGTTTGATTCACTGCGTGATTGGTTAGTTGCAAAGGGGTACAGTTATAAAACACTATTTTGGTTAACGGGTATTCTCGCTTTCTTTATTTCTCCTGTTGCTGATAACTTAACTACAGCTTTAATTATGTGCGCAGTTGTTATTGCTGTTGGTAAAGACGAACCTAAATTTATCGGCATGAGTTGTATTAATATTGTTGTTGGTGCAAATGCTGGTGGTGCATTTAGCCCGTTTGGCGACATTACAACATTAATGGTTTGGCAAAAAGGCATGGTTGAATTTAATGAGTTTTTCGCGTTATTCCTTCCTGCCGTTGTTAACTTTTTCATCCCTGCTTTTATTATGCAGTTCTTTTTACCTAAAGGTAATCCATCAGCTGAATCAGAGCACGTTACCCCGATTAAAAAAGGTGGTTTAGTGATTGTTGCTTTATTCCTTTTAACTATTATCACTGCGGTATCGTTCCATACATTTATCCATTTACCACCAGTATACGGAATGATGCTTGGTCTAGCATACCTGAAGTTTTTTGCTTACTACCTTCGTAGATCAGGGCAAGGCGAAATAGATAAATCTGACATGCCAACAAGCCATCAAATTGAAGATGATTTTGATATTTTTGATAAAATAGCTAAAGCAGAGTGGGATACATTATTCTTCTTCTACGGCGTAATCTTAGCTGTTGGTGGTTTAGGTTTTATTGGCTATTTAGGTATCACATCTGAATTTATGTATGGTCAACTTGGGCCAACTAATGCCAATATACTCGTGGGTATTTTATCTGCGATTGTTGATAACATACCGGTAATGTTTGCGGTCTTGACTATGAATCCTGAAATGTCTCATATGCAATGGTTACTAGTAACATTAACAGCGGGAGTAGGAGGTAGCTTATTATCTATTGGCTCTGCTGCTGGTGTCGCATTAATGGGACAAGCGAGAGGTTACTACACTTTCTTTAGTCATCTAAAATGGACTCCTGTTATTGCGTTAGGTTACGCTGCCAGTATTTATACACACTTATTAATTAACGGCTAA
- a CDS encoding ribonuclease H family protein, with product MSKKFYVIWKGAKTGVFSTWAEVQNHTQGRSDAQFMGFPSKSEAESAFASTYTKALMKRSLANKSDASSKVKVTNSTSAKKSSTGNSNNVSAHGESNPTAEIQIYCDGACSPNPGKSGTGIAIYQQGKIAALYYGLFQANGTNNTAELNGLLYSFKLAKKYLTDVDQVQILSDSKYSIDCITKWAKGWQAKGWTRGKGEEIKNLDLIKACFTLYQEIKKHVIISHVKGHANIEGNELSDRMAVLARLQKQETLIKYQGELDIKAILAMESG from the coding sequence ATGAGTAAAAAATTCTACGTTATCTGGAAAGGCGCAAAAACAGGTGTATTTTCTACTTGGGCTGAAGTACAAAATCACACCCAAGGAAGATCTGATGCTCAATTCATGGGTTTCCCTTCAAAATCAGAGGCTGAGTCAGCTTTTGCATCAACTTACACTAAAGCATTAATGAAACGTTCTTTAGCCAATAAAAGTGATGCTAGCAGCAAGGTGAAAGTAACCAATAGTACTTCAGCTAAAAAATCATCGACGGGTAACAGTAATAATGTTTCAGCGCACGGTGAATCGAACCCTACTGCCGAAATACAAATATATTGTGATGGTGCTTGCTCACCAAACCCCGGAAAATCAGGCACTGGCATCGCCATTTACCAACAAGGTAAAATAGCCGCGCTCTATTATGGTTTATTTCAAGCCAATGGCACAAATAATACAGCTGAATTGAATGGTTTACTTTATTCATTCAAACTCGCTAAGAAGTATTTAACCGATGTTGATCAAGTACAAATTCTTTCTGATTCTAAATACTCAATTGATTGTATTACCAAGTGGGCTAAAGGCTGGCAAGCTAAAGGCTGGACGCGTGGAAAAGGTGAAGAAATTAAAAATCTTGATTTAATTAAAGCGTGTTTTACTTTATATCAAGAAATTAAAAAACACGTCATTATTAGTCATGTAAAAGGTCATGCTAATATTGAGGGTAATGAGCTATCTGATCGAATGGCCGTATTAGCCAGGTTACAAAAGCAAGAAACACTTATTAAGTACCAAGGTGAACTTGATATTAAAGCTATTTTAGCGATGGAATCTGGCTAA
- a CDS encoding HIT domain-containing protein, with amino-acid sequence MAEVIPVSESFSLHPQLVQDCFELAEFPLCKLLLCNDSSYPWFILVPKVNDVSDIYQLDWQQQQQLLNESSLLSELLIQVFDGYKMNVAALGNVVEQLHVHHVVRYKEDVSWPKPIWGQQPLTPYTAEAIVALKEKLLPKLSIILDTL; translated from the coding sequence ATGGCAGAAGTTATACCAGTATCAGAATCTTTTAGTTTACACCCACAATTAGTTCAGGACTGTTTTGAATTAGCTGAGTTTCCGTTATGCAAATTACTACTATGTAATGATAGTAGTTATCCTTGGTTTATTTTAGTACCTAAAGTGAATGATGTTAGCGATATTTACCAGCTAGATTGGCAACAGCAGCAGCAACTACTTAATGAGTCAAGCTTGCTAAGCGAGTTACTTATACAAGTATTTGATGGCTATAAAATGAATGTGGCTGCACTAGGAAATGTGGTGGAACAGTTGCATGTACATCATGTTGTAAGATATAAAGAAGATGTCAGCTGGCCAAAACCTATTTGGGGGCAACAACCGTTAACGCCTTATACAGCAGAAGCCATAGTCGCTTTAAAAGAAAAACTGTTACCCAAACTTTCAATTATTTTAGACACGTTATAA